One window of the Labilibaculum sp. genome contains the following:
- a CDS encoding RNA polymerase sigma factor, with amino-acid sequence MIEKDLVEQLKSGNETAFRQLVETYQAMVVNTAMGMIHNQTDAEDIAQDVFIQVYHSIADFRSESSLKTWLYRITITRSLNAIRTSKRRKFFSRIEDFFQGKKEEIQEGSGFVNPDRYLEEKDHARAIHAALDALPENQKIAFTLSKYEELSYAEIAELMQISKSSVESLLFRAKSNLQKKLIGYYEKFKK; translated from the coding sequence ATGATTGAAAAGGACTTGGTTGAACAACTTAAATCCGGAAACGAAACTGCATTTCGCCAGCTTGTAGAGACCTATCAGGCAATGGTGGTGAATACAGCTATGGGGATGATTCACAATCAGACGGATGCTGAAGACATTGCCCAGGATGTATTTATACAGGTTTATCATTCGATAGCTGATTTTAGGAGCGAGTCGAGTCTGAAAACCTGGTTGTACCGAATCACTATTACGCGCAGTTTAAATGCAATTCGGACCAGTAAAAGAAGAAAATTCTTTAGTCGGATCGAAGATTTTTTTCAGGGAAAGAAGGAAGAAATACAAGAGGGGTCGGGTTTTGTGAATCCCGATCGATATTTGGAGGAAAAGGATCATGCCAGAGCGATTCATGCAGCTTTGGATGCTTTGCCCGAAAATCAGAAAATTGCTTTTACATTGAGTAAGTATGAGGAACTGAGCTATGCAGAAATTGCTGAGTTGATGCAGATTTCGAAATCGTCGGTAGAGTCGCTGCTGTTTAGGGCAAAATCGAATTTGCAGAAAAAACTCATCGGGTATTACGAAAAGTTTAAGAAGTAG
- a CDS encoding cellulase family glycosylhydrolase, giving the protein MNKTLLFLLAGMLIVFSACQQKNEANFVKVANNGFTLNGKEYSFKGANYWQGMNLGAPQSGDQQRLLRELDEMKELGITNLRILAASEADSSMRYCIHPALQTAPGVYNNDIWQGLDFLLAEMGKREMKAVMVLGNFWTWSGGFPQYLRWAGMGEVPYPQEPPTSWQQFTDYSKQFFSNDSAQEMMKNHIKTIIGRINSISGKAYKDDAVIMAWQLANEPRGYDVPKQLQKWTRATSAYIKSLDSNHLVCLGTEGNTADLVSGVNVLIDNNDSNIDYITMHIWAQNWGWYSPEQSDSVYTEMLQKVNSYWDVHVDAAKKLQKPIVLEEFGIARDGSSFSPDTTTNCRDRFFEFIFNKVNESIKNNGMVRGVNFWSYSGEGRPLHPGEFWKKGDTYLGDPPHELQGWYGVYDKDSTTLAIIKRCCESKF; this is encoded by the coding sequence ATGAACAAAACTCTACTCTTTTTATTAGCCGGCATGCTCATCGTATTTTCTGCTTGTCAGCAAAAAAATGAAGCCAACTTTGTTAAAGTGGCTAACAATGGATTCACGCTAAACGGAAAGGAATATAGCTTTAAAGGAGCCAATTATTGGCAGGGAATGAATCTGGGAGCGCCTCAATCGGGCGATCAGCAGCGATTGCTAAGGGAACTGGATGAGATGAAGGAATTAGGGATTACGAATTTGCGGATATTGGCTGCAAGTGAAGCGGACTCTTCTATGCGCTACTGTATCCATCCAGCCTTACAAACAGCTCCTGGAGTGTATAACAATGATATATGGCAAGGATTGGATTTCCTGCTTGCCGAAATGGGAAAAAGAGAGATGAAAGCGGTTATGGTGCTTGGTAATTTCTGGACCTGGAGTGGGGGATTTCCTCAGTATCTGCGCTGGGCAGGTATGGGTGAAGTTCCCTATCCTCAGGAGCCTCCAACTTCGTGGCAGCAGTTCACCGACTACTCCAAACAGTTTTTTAGCAACGATTCGGCGCAGGAGATGATGAAGAATCATATTAAAACCATTATTGGCAGAATTAATTCGATAAGCGGAAAAGCCTATAAAGATGATGCTGTGATTATGGCCTGGCAATTGGCGAACGAACCACGGGGTTACGATGTGCCTAAGCAATTGCAGAAATGGACGCGTGCCACTTCAGCCTATATCAAAAGCCTTGATTCAAATCATTTAGTGTGTTTGGGTACCGAAGGAAATACGGCCGATTTGGTTTCCGGTGTTAATGTTTTAATTGACAACAACGATTCAAATATCGATTACATAACCATGCACATCTGGGCACAAAACTGGGGTTGGTATAGTCCCGAACAAAGCGATTCGGTATACACTGAAATGCTTCAAAAGGTAAATTCTTATTGGGATGTTCATGTAGATGCAGCTAAAAAACTTCAAAAGCCAATAGTGCTCGAAGAATTTGGAATTGCCCGCGATGGTTCATCTTTTTCTCCCGACACAACGACCAATTGCCGTGATCGTTTTTTCGAATTTATTTTCAACAAAGTCAATGAATCCATAAAGAACAATGGAATGGTGAGAGGTGTAAATTTTTGGTCCTATTCAGGAGAAGGAAGACCTCTACATCCGGGAGAATTCTGGAAAAAGGGCGATACTTATTTAGGGGATCCTCCTCACGAATTGCAGGGATGGTATGGAGTGTATGATAAAGATTCTACAACTCTTGCAATCATAAAACGATGCTGTGAATCTAAATTTTAG